TTTTAATATGTATTTTAATGGTAATGGCAAATGTGTATTTATAAATTGTAAATTGGGAGGTATGTGTATGAGTAAAAGGGTTGTAGTAAGTTTTGGAGGAAATGCGTTAGAAGGTGGAGATGGGTCATTTAGCGATCAATTATCCAGAATAGAGAGTAGTGTGTGTGAGATAGTAGATTTGGTCAAGTATGGTTATGAGGTGATTATTAGTCATGGTAATGGCCCACAAGTAGGAAGGATCTTACTAGAGAATGAGATGTGCAAAGAGACACCATTGGTGCCACTTGATGTATGTGTTGGTATGAGTCAAGGCATGATAGGATATTATATTGAGCAGGCATTAAGGAATGTGATGTATAAGCGAAAGATTAAGCGAAGAGTGGTAGTAGTACTTACTCAAGTTATTGTAGATAAGGACGATGAGTGTTTTGGAAAACCTAGCAAACCCATTGGACCATTTTATGATAAGATAAGAGCAGAGGAGCTTGAGGGTAAGGGATATATTCTAAGAGAAGATAGTGGAAGAGGTTATAGGCGAGTAGTAGCGTCACCCAGGCCAATTGAGATTGTAGAAATTGAAGAGATAAGTGAGTTAATGAAGAAAGGATGTATCGTTATTGCGTGTGGAGGAGGAGGTATACCTGTTATACGAGATGAAAGAGGAGTGATTAAAGGAATAAGTGGAGTAATTGATAAAGACTTTGCGTCATCTAGATTAGGACAGGATATAGGAGCAGATAAATTATTGATAGTCACTGCTGTTGATCATGTAGCATTAAATTTTGGAAGTAAAGATGAAGTTTTGCTTGACAAGGTTAATATTATTGATTTAGAGAGATATATGAGAGAAGGACATTTTGCAGAAGGATCTATGTTGCCTAAAGTAAAGGCAAGTATTGAATTTGTAAAATCTAAAAAAAATAGGAAAGCAATTATTACATCATTAGGGAAAGTTATTGAAGGAATAAATGGTGTTACAGGAACAATGATAACT
The DNA window shown above is from Borrelia anserina Es and carries:
- the arcC gene encoding carbamate kinase, giving the protein MSKRVVVSFGGNALEGGDGSFSDQLSRIESSVCEIVDLVKYGYEVIISHGNGPQVGRILLENEMCKETPLVPLDVCVGMSQGMIGYYIEQALRNVMYKRKIKRRVVVVLTQVIVDKDDECFGKPSKPIGPFYDKIRAEELEGKGYILREDSGRGYRRVVASPRPIEIVEIEEISELMKKGCIVIACGGGGIPVIRDERGVIKGISGVIDKDFASSRLGQDIGADKLLIVTAVDHVALNFGSKDEVLLDKVNIIDLERYMREGHFAEGSMLPKVKASIEFVKSKKNRKAIITSLGKVIEGINGVTGTMITR